CTGGGGCCGGGGTTGGGGCGCTCATGTCCGTCGTCCCGTATCTGCTCGGGGGTGGGAATAGGGGTCTCCACATCTATCAGACCCGGGCAGCCCGCAGCGCCAGTCCCGCAGGACCCACTCCTTTCCGGGCAACCCCGTGCCCCGCTCTCACAGGTCCGCCAGGTCCGCGAAAAAAATTCTCCGAACCCGCGTAATGGCCCAGCCCCTGCCCGCTCTCCCCTGGTGCGGGACCGTTCCGAGCGGCCCCGACCAGCGCAGACGAGGAAAGGAACGCAGGTCATGGAGCACACCGTGGTGGAACGCGAGCTGGAGCTGAGGCTCATCCTGTCGCCGGAGCGCGGCATCCCGGTACCGGCCCGGCTGAGTTACCGCTCCGACGATCCGTACGCCGTCCACATCATGTTTCACATCAACTCCGAGTCCCCGGTCAACTGGACGTTCGCCCGGGAGCTGCTGGTCGAGGGGGTGTTCCGGCCGTGCGGGCACGGGGATGTG
The genomic region above belongs to Streptomyces sp. CG1 and contains:
- a CDS encoding SsgA family sporulation/cell division regulator, with product MEHTVVERELELRLILSPERGIPVPARLSYRSDDPYAVHIMFHINSESPVNWTFARELLVEGVFRPCGHGDVRVWPTKVDNRSVVLMALSSPDGDALLEAPIPQVSAWLERTLRAVPPGTEGGQLGIDDALDQLLAQ